One region of Chanodichthys erythropterus isolate Z2021 chromosome 17, ASM2448905v1, whole genome shotgun sequence genomic DNA includes:
- the LOC137004241 gene encoding coiled-coil domain-containing protein 106-like, translating into MADDEEEEVVVAPKIERKRDKESTMATRRGRPIKINPKYGAATDEVAPTIQIQFQNAKQTIEVQKQKILHLEDKVNSLTEERNYLRARLEDALIQKGPSEGVPTQTATTRKSSTSESSNFSTSESSDSEPPKHKKRKVKEKHRVKRHKKSKKLTSDYSKRVHTPEESLKRYYKVLNLVKQGLSKAEAYNRLNVDRNTIVIQAPIAELAAANPESFRKLRQMFKKGDSILKFAESCLCLCKEKANEDVIKQMKEANDLLDINKK; encoded by the exons ATGGCAGATGACGAAGAAGAAGAAGTGGTTGTTGCGCCCAAAATCGAACGCAAACGTGACAAGGAGAGCACAATGGCGACTAGACGTGGGAGGCCAATTAAGATAAATCCAAAGTATGGTGCAGCTACAGATG AAGTTGCACCCACCATACAAATACAATTCCAAAATGCAAAGCAAACAATAGAAgttcaaaaacagaaaatccTTCACCTGGAGGATAAGGTTAACTCTCTGACAGAGGAGAGAAATTATCTTCGTGCAAGACTTGAAGATG CTTTAATTCAGAAGGGTCCCTCAGAAGGGGTACCTACACAGACTGCAACTACAAGAAAGAGCAGTACTTCTGAATCTTCAAATTTTTCAACTTCCGAGTCCTCTGATTCTGAGCccccaaaacataaaaaaagaaaggttAAGGAGAAACACAGAGTGAAAAGACATAAGAAATCAAAGAAATTGACTTCTGACTATTCCAAAAGAG tgcaTACCCCAGAAGAATCGCTGAAGAGGTACTACAAGGTATTAAACCTTGTAAAACAGGGCCTGAGTAAGGCAGAGGCCTACAACAGACTAAACGTTGACAGAAACACAATAGTCATCCAGGCTCCAATTGCAGAGTTAGCAGCAGCTAATCCAGAATCATTCCGCAAGCTAAGGCAGATGTTTAAAAAGGGAGATAGCATCCTGAAATTTGCCGAAAGCTGTCTttgtctttgtaaagaaaagGCCAATGAGGATGTGATTAAACAAATGAAAGAGGCAAATGACCTGCTtgacataaataaaaaatga
- the LOC137005248 gene encoding uncharacterized protein — protein MMCHYRENVAKDILLASVSTEEYCSVCGRKEIPLKEEQYSKCEHKEIHHKDDQCSKCGYRQREPVEVLCNWIQCAICLRWYHVQCLNIKVPPEQQSWTCDLCS, from the exons ATGATGTGCCACTACAGGGAAAATGTGGCCAAAGATATTTTGCTGGCATCAG TGTCAACAGAGGAGTACTGCTCTGTGTGTGGACGAAAAGAAATACCCCTAAAAGAGGAGCAATACTCTAAGTGTGAACACAAAGAAATTCATCACAAAGATGATCAATGCTCAAAGTGTGGATACAGACAAAGAGAACCAGTAGAGGTGCTCTGCAACTGG ATTCAGTGTGCAATTTGTCTGAGATGGTATCATGTGCAGTGTCTCAACATTAAAGTGCCACCAGAACAACAATCATGGACGTGTGATTTGTGTTCATAA